In Lycorma delicatula isolate Av1 chromosome 10, ASM4794821v1, whole genome shotgun sequence, a genomic segment contains:
- the LOC142331584 gene encoding uncharacterized protein LOC142331584 isoform X2, translating into METAEKCRQKEGADEGAIEALKNQKLTEYPNGKCMAACMFEEEGIMKDNAFNKEAAMSMAGKALAGHKDKLEKVKEIMEDCEKEISEITGDRCEVASEIFDCSRKMSVIVL; encoded by the exons ATGGAAACTGCAGAGAAATGCAGACAAAAAGAAGGTGCTGATGAAG GAGCTATAGAAGCACTAAAGAACCAAAAACTGACAGAATATCCAAACGGAAAg tgTATGGCTGCTTGTATGTTTGAAGAAGAAGGTAtc ATGAAAGATAATGCATTCAACAAAGAAGCTGCAATGAGCATGGCAGGAAAAGCTTTAGCAGGTCATAAGGACAAGCttgaaaaagttaaagaaatcaTGGAAGACTgtgaaaaagaaa tcagtgAAATTACTGGTGATAGATGTGAAGTAGCAAGTGAAATCTTTGATTGTTCAAGGAAGATGAGTGTGATAGTATTATAA